One Danio aesculapii chromosome 13, fDanAes4.1, whole genome shotgun sequence DNA window includes the following coding sequences:
- the cdkl1 gene encoding cyclin-dependent kinase-like 1 isoform X1, whose protein sequence is MEKYEKISKIGEGSYGVVFKCRNKDTGQIVAIKKFVESEDDPIIKKIALREIRMLKQLKHPNLVNLMEVFRRKRKLHLVFEYCDHTVLNELDRYPRGVPEHMVKSIIWQTLQAVNFCHKQNCIHRDVKPENILITKHQVIKLCDFGFARILTGPCDYYTDYVATRWYRAPELLVGDTQYGPPVDVWAVGCVFAELLSGAPLWPGKSDVDQLYLIRKTLGELIPRHQQVFSTNQFFSGVCVPEPQEMEPLELKYPNLSYQALSLMKGCLRMDPAERLSCEQLLEQPYFDSLREESESVTRELDRKKRTRQPRKHLPPGYLPQLASSTVFPAVENRRNYNNLRKFNYHLPNI, encoded by the exons ATGGAGAAGTATGAGAAGATCAGTAAGATCGGTGAAGGTTCATATGGCGTCGTGTTCAAGTGCAGGAATAAAGACACTGGACAGATTGTTGCCATCAAGAAGTTTGTGGAGTCTGAGGATGATCCCATCATTAAGAAAATAGCGCTCAGAGAAATCCGCATGCTGAAG CAACTAAAACATCCAAACCTGGTGAATCTAATGGAGGTGTTCAGAAGAAAGAGAAAACTTCACCTGGTGTTTGAGTACTGCGACCACACTGTCCTGAATGAGCTGGACAGATACCCACGAGG TGTTCCTGAACATATGGTTAAAAGCATCATCTGGCAAACACTTCAGGCTGTGAACTTCTGCCACAAAcaaaat TGTATCCACCGAGACGTGAAGCCTGAAAACATTCTCATCACCAAACATCAGGTCATCAAACTCTGCGACTTTGGCTTTGCCAGGATCCTTA CGGGTCCGTGTGATTATTACACAGATTATGTAGCGACGCGGTGGTATCGAGCTCCAGAACTGTTAGTGGGAGACACACAGTATGGCCCACCAGTAGACGTCTGGGCTGTAGGATGTGTTTTTGCAGAGCTACTCTCTGGCGCCCCCCTGTGGCCGGGCAAATCTGATGTAGACCAGCTGTATCTGATCAGGAAAACTCTGG GTGAGCTGATTCCTCGACATCAACAGGTGTTCAGCACCAACCAGTTCTTCAGCGGCGTTTGTGTCCCTGAACCACAGGAGATG GAGCCTCTTGAACTGAAGTATCCCAACTTGTCGTACCAGGCACTGAGCCTCATGAAG GGTTGTCTGCGGATGGATCCGGCTGAAAGGTTGTCCTGTGAGCAGTTACTGGAACAGCCCTACTTTGACAGTCTGCGTGAGGAGAGCGAGAGTGTGACGCGTGAACTGGACCGCAAGAAACGCACACGGCAGCCACGCAAACACCTGCCACCTGGG